Proteins encoded in a region of the Orcinus orca chromosome 8, mOrcOrc1.1, whole genome shotgun sequence genome:
- the RCE1 gene encoding CAAX prenyl protease 2 isoform X15, with amino-acid sequence MAALGGDGLRLLSVSRPERQPESAALGGPGPGLCCWVSVFSCLSLACSYVGSLYVWKSELPRDHPAVIKRRFTSVLVVSSLSPLCVLLWRELTGIQPGTSLLTLMGFRLEGIFPAALLPLLLTMILFLGPLMQLSMDCPCDLADRLKVVLAPRSWARCLTDMRWLRNQVIAPLTEELVFRACMLPMLAPCTGLGPAVFTCPLFFGVAHFHHIFEQLRFRQSSVGSIFLSAGRACRCGHSRPPRLQRSSSPTQLSSVPTLLSSSFAQGNGPVGAEAGRRGRRHSQDH; translated from the exons ATGGCGGCGCTGGGCGGGGACGGGCTTCGCCTGCTGTCGGTGTCGCGGCCGGAGCGGCAGCCCGAGTCGGCGGCTCTGGGCGGTCCAGGCCCCGGTTTGTGCTGCTGGGTGTCCGTGTTCTCTTGTCTCAGCCTCGCCTGCTCCTATGTGGGCAGCCTCTACGTCTGGAAGAGCGAGCTGCCCAG GGACCATCCTGCCGTAATCAAGCGGCGCTTCACCAGTGTCCTGGTAGTGTCAAGTCTCTCGCCCCTCTGCGTGCTACTCTGGAGGGAACTTACAGGCATCCAG CCAGGCACATCCCTGCTCACCCTGATGGGATTCAGGCTGGAGGGCATTTTTCCAGCAGCGCTGCTGCCCCTGCTGCTGACCATG ATCCTTTTCCTGGGCCCACTGATGCAGCTCTCTATGGATTGCCCCTGTGACCTGGCAGATAGGTTGAAGGTTGTCCTAG CCCCTCGCTCCTGGGCCCGCTGCCTCACAGACATGCGCTGGCTGCGGAACCAAGTGATCGCCCCCCTGACAGAGGAGCTGGTGTTCCGGGCCTGCATGCTGCCCATGTTAGCACCGTGCACAGGCCTGGGCCCTGCTGTGTTCACCTGCCCACTCTTCTTTGGAGTTG CCCATTTTCACCACATTTTTGAGCAGCTTCGTTTCCGCCAGAGCAGTGTGGGGAGCATCTTCTTGTCTGCAG GAAGGGCATGCAGGTGTGGTCACTCGAGGCCTCCCCGTCTCCAGCGTTCCAGTTCTCCTACACAGCTGTCTTCGGTGCCTACACTGCTTTCCTCTTCATTCGCACAG